The window CTTTCCAGACAAGTGGCATCTGTTACGACAACCGTTGCATCAGGCATACCAAAGCATACGAAATCTCTTGCCACTTCTTCTTCAGCAGAATTAGCCATTAATGAATATGTACCGGGTATGTCTACCATTATAAAAGTTTTGTCTTTATGTATATATTTTCCTCGGGCATTTGAAACTGTCTTCCCCGGCCAGTTTCCCGTGTGCTGATTAAGCCCTGTTAAGCCGTTAAATACAGTACTTTTTCCTACATTAGGATTACCGGCTAGGGCAATTACCTTATCATCTGAATGTACTCGTTCAAAATTAAGTTCATTTACAAGTACACCTGTACCAGTTGATTGTTTTGTTAAACCCATAAAAACCTCCCCATTCCTATAGTTATTGGATTAAGTAATTTTCATGGTTATAAAGTTTCTACAATTATTTTGGATGCTTCTTCAGAGCGAAGGGCTATTATAGCGCCCCGAATGTCATATGCAATTGGATCTCCGGAAGGGCTTTTTTGGAGAGCCTCAACTTCTGTATCTGCAATAAGCCCTAAATCTAGCATTCTTCTTCTGGTGGGGCCATCAGACATAAGTGCTTTAACTTTCCCTTTCTTGCCTAAGGGTAAATAATTAAGTTGTATAAAATTATCGCTCATAAACCATTCCTCCTGTGATTTGATTATGTTAACCCTTAATTCTAAGTTAGCCGAGAGTAAAACTTTTTCCCTACACTAACATATGTAAAATAGAATTAAAGTGTTCCGCATATCTTAACAAATTTAAAAAAATTTGCCGTAGATACAATAAGGAGGTTGGGCGAAGGGACAAGAAAAAAAGAATGGAGTTGATATTTTGACTTTCCTCAAATAATATTCTTAATGCCTTCACAGATTCTTTTTGCTACGATAGGATTGTTCATTGTATACAGATGTATTCCATCCACATCGTTTACCAACAAATCAATAACCTGACTGAGAGCATATGACATTCCTGCATCAAAAAGTGCTGTCGGTTCATTTTCATATCTGTTGATTATTTTTCTGAATCTGTTTGGAAGTGATGCTCCGCACAAATTTACTATTCTTTCTATTTGAGCTTTGTTGATAACAGGCATTATTCCGGCTGTTACTGGTACATTTATTCCTGCTATTCTGCAATTTTCTATAAATGAATAGAAAAACTCATTTTCAAAGAATAATTGTGAAATAAGGAAATCAGAGCCTGCATCAACTTTTCCTTTTAAATGGCTTATTTCTGAAATTCTATTTTTGGATTCCGGGTGGCATTCAGGGTAACAAGCACCCGCTATACAGAAATTAGCCGACTTATTCAAATATCCGGTTAATTCGGAAGCATACTGAAAATCACTCTTTTCCAACACATTTGGATTTTTATCCCCTCGGAGAGCTAAAATGTTCTCAATACCATTTTCACTAAGTATAGAAATAAAGCTGTCAATCTCTTGTTTTGTATAGCCGGAACATGTAAGATGCACCAAGGTTTCTATACCATACTGATGCTTGATTTTCTTGGCAATTTCAATTGTCTTGTTGTTATTGGAGCTTCCGCCTGCGCCAAAAGTAACGCTTATAAAGTCTGGGCTTAGTTTGCTCAATATAGCAAGAGTCTCATCTATATCTTTTAGCTCAGAATCCCTTTTAGGGGGGAATATTTCGAATGACAACACAGGCTTCTTCTTTGCAAAAATTTCTTGTATTCTCATAAATCAATCTCCTATTTGTACTTATAAATATACTGCCATATAAAGATTATCAAGAATTTTTTTATTATGCTTAATTTATATAGTTATGAATTGTGTATGACTAATATAACTAATTAGTGCAATTTATTTGA of the Ruminiclostridium papyrosolvens DSM 2782 genome contains:
- a CDS encoding FeoA family protein; translated protein: MSDNFIQLNYLPLGKKGKVKALMSDGPTRRRMLDLGLIADTEVEALQKSPSGDPIAYDIRGAIIALRSEEASKIIVETL
- the metF gene encoding methylenetetrahydrofolate reductase [NAD(P)H], which gives rise to MRIQEIFAKKKPVLSFEIFPPKRDSELKDIDETLAILSKLSPDFISVTFGAGGSSNNNKTIEIAKKIKHQYGIETLVHLTCSGYTKQEIDSFISILSENGIENILALRGDKNPNVLEKSDFQYASELTGYLNKSANFCIAGACYPECHPESKNRISEISHLKGKVDAGSDFLISQLFFENEFFYSFIENCRIAGINVPVTAGIMPVINKAQIERIVNLCGASLPNRFRKIINRYENEPTALFDAGMSYALSQVIDLLVNDVDGIHLYTMNNPIVAKRICEGIKNII